A stretch of Candidatus Sphingomonas phytovorans DNA encodes these proteins:
- a CDS encoding glycerate kinase: protein MPESRAEGPPVTENPDAAMQPRQLLRALFDTAVDAVSAERCIPAGIVGEPVAGCTLIVAIGKAAAAMASVAAGMVRGPVSGLVITRHGHSGSPHFLPPGFEVIEAGHPVPDTASLAAAARGLELVQGLGAEDRLLALVSGGGSALFVMPVPGVSLADKQAVTRALLRSGAAIAEINSVRKHLSMVKGGRLAVAAAPARVTTLIVSDVPGDDPSFVASGPTVADHTRLETARAIVARYGISLPARVAAALGDPANETPPADSPGLAEGEVLIVARARDALQAARRLAEKHGYEVTDLGDHLEGEARLLGAEHAGLARRLAADGKARVILSGGETVVRVTNPEGRGGRNLEYLLGLAIALDGAPAIHAIACDTDGIDGTEDNAGAIVTPSTLARASALGLDARAMLDANLAHPFFAALGDLVVTGPTRTNVNDLRAILIVPEGTG from the coding sequence ATGCCCGAATCCCGCGCGGAGGGGCCGCCGGTGACGGAGAATCCCGACGCGGCGATGCAGCCGCGCCAACTGCTCCGTGCCTTGTTCGATACGGCGGTTGATGCCGTGTCCGCCGAACGCTGCATTCCCGCCGGGATCGTCGGCGAACCTGTTGCCGGCTGCACCCTGATCGTCGCGATCGGCAAGGCAGCGGCGGCGATGGCATCGGTCGCGGCGGGCATGGTGCGCGGGCCGGTGTCGGGCCTGGTGATCACGCGCCATGGTCATTCCGGGTCTCCACATTTTCTGCCCCCGGGTTTCGAGGTGATCGAGGCTGGCCATCCAGTGCCCGATACGGCGAGCCTTGCCGCCGCCGCGCGCGGGCTTGAGCTGGTTCAGGGGCTGGGTGCGGAGGATCGGCTGCTCGCGCTGGTCTCGGGCGGCGGCTCCGCGTTGTTCGTCATGCCGGTGCCGGGTGTCTCGCTGGCGGACAAGCAGGCCGTCACGCGGGCACTGCTTCGCTCCGGCGCGGCGATCGCCGAGATCAACAGCGTCAGGAAGCATCTGTCGATGGTGAAGGGTGGGCGGCTCGCGGTCGCCGCCGCGCCGGCGCGCGTTACGACGCTGATCGTCTCCGACGTGCCCGGCGACGACCCTTCCTTTGTCGCCTCCGGGCCGACCGTGGCTGATCATACGAGACTGGAAACGGCGCGCGCGATCGTCGCGCGCTATGGCATCTCCTTGCCTGCCCGGGTTGCCGCGGCGCTTGGCGATCCGGCCAACGAGACGCCGCCGGCCGACTCCCCCGGGCTAGCGGAGGGCGAGGTGCTGATCGTCGCGCGTGCCCGGGACGCGCTCCAGGCTGCGCGGCGGCTCGCTGAGAAGCATGGCTATGAGGTCACCGACCTGGGCGATCATCTCGAAGGCGAGGCGCGGCTTCTCGGTGCGGAGCATGCCGGACTAGCGCGCCGGCTCGCGGCGGACGGGAAAGCGCGGGTGATCCTGTCGGGCGGCGAGACGGTGGTGCGGGTGACCAATCCGGAGGGACGTGGCGGACGCAACCTGGAATATCTGCTTGGCCTCGCCATCGCGCTCGATGGCGCTCCCGCTATCCACGCGATCGCCTGCGACACTGACGGCATCGATGGGACCGAGGACAATGCCGGGGCGATCGTCACGCCCAGCACGCTCGCACGCGCCAGCGCGCTCGGGCTCGATGCGCGGGCGATGCTCGATGCGAACCTCGCCCATCCCTTTTTCGCAGCGCTCGGCGACCTCGTCGTGACCGGGCCGACGCGCACCAATGTCAACGATCTGCGGGCGATCCTGATCGTGCCGGAGGGGACCGGCTGA
- a CDS encoding excisionase family DNA-binding protein, with amino-acid sequence MAEWALNMADIHAPSGAEIDAARAAAGQLSRLDRGDDIVSLRAGSGREAIMLPATIFRALLRMVAETGKGNAVAVVPFEAELTTQQAADLLNMSRPHLVKLLTRGELPYRMVGTHRKLPVRAVLDYRTARAAGQEPA; translated from the coding sequence ATGGCCGAATGGGCGCTGAACATGGCCGATATCCATGCGCCGAGCGGCGCCGAGATCGATGCCGCGCGCGCCGCAGCCGGCCAGTTGTCGCGGCTCGACCGCGGCGACGATATTGTCAGCTTGCGCGCCGGATCCGGCCGGGAAGCGATCATGTTGCCGGCGACCATCTTCCGCGCGTTGCTGCGGATGGTGGCCGAAACGGGTAAGGGCAATGCTGTCGCCGTGGTGCCGTTCGAGGCCGAACTGACCACGCAACAGGCGGCCGACCTGCTCAACATGTCGCGCCCGCACCTCGTCAAGCTGCTGACCCGAGGTGAGCTGCCTTACCGCATGGTGGGCACGCATCGGAAGCTGCCGGTGCGCGCCGTACTGGATTATCGCACCGCCCGGGCTGCCGGACAGGAGCCGGCATGA
- a CDS encoding L-lactate permease, with protein MTWSQDYHPLGSWLSVVLAAAPLAVLLGCIGVFHVRAHIAALLGLAAALLIATLAFGMPAGLAARAAGYGAAYGLLPIGWIVLNIIFLYQLTNEQGQFQVLRDSIARVTQDSRLQLLLIAFCLGAFFEGAAGFGTPVAVTGAMLIGLGFTRLQASGLSLIANTAPVAFGALGTPLVTLATVTGLPLDDLSAMVGRQMLPFCLMVPFWLLVAYCGWRRTLAIWPAVLLVGLVFGGTQFLISNLHGPWLAAIGSALVTLVVLAGFLRVWKPRDIMHVNEAPLARGDERVPATDAAHVAEHEDAAVVVPGGVSAAAMRKAWMPWLILTVIVFLWGVPAVKAALDGIFRLAIHVPGLDMAILRVPPVVATAAAEPAIFNFNPLSATGSAILLAGVLSGFLLGLGPAGIARSYGRAFVMVIPSLLTIAAMLALGNVTRFSGLDATMGLAFAATGVMYPFFGTMLGWLGVAVTGSDTASNVLFGGLQKVTSEQLHLSPTLMAAANSAGGVMGKMIDAQSIVVASTATQWFGQEGRILRYVFLHSIVLASLVGMVVMLMAYVPPFTLLVR; from the coding sequence ATGACCTGGTCGCAGGACTATCATCCGCTGGGGAGCTGGCTGTCGGTCGTGCTCGCGGCGGCGCCTCTCGCGGTGCTGCTCGGCTGTATCGGGGTGTTTCATGTCCGCGCGCATATCGCTGCGCTGCTCGGCCTCGCGGCCGCCTTGCTGATCGCGACTCTTGCCTTCGGGATGCCGGCCGGCCTTGCCGCGCGGGCGGCTGGCTATGGCGCGGCATATGGTCTGTTGCCGATCGGCTGGATCGTCCTCAACATCATCTTCCTCTACCAGCTCACCAACGAGCAGGGGCAGTTCCAGGTGCTGCGCGATTCGATCGCGCGGGTGACGCAGGACAGTCGGCTCCAGCTCCTCCTGATCGCCTTCTGCCTTGGCGCCTTTTTCGAAGGGGCGGCGGGCTTCGGCACGCCGGTGGCGGTGACGGGGGCGATGCTGATCGGACTTGGCTTCACCCGGCTCCAGGCATCGGGCCTGTCGCTGATCGCCAACACCGCGCCAGTCGCGTTCGGGGCGCTCGGCACCCCGCTCGTTACGCTGGCGACCGTCACCGGCCTGCCGCTCGACGACCTGTCGGCGATGGTTGGGCGACAGATGCTGCCCTTTTGCCTGATGGTGCCCTTCTGGCTGCTGGTTGCTTATTGCGGCTGGCGGCGGACCCTGGCGATCTGGCCGGCGGTGCTGCTGGTCGGCCTGGTGTTCGGCGGCACGCAATTCCTGATTTCCAACCTGCACGGGCCGTGGCTGGCGGCGATCGGATCGGCGCTCGTCACCCTCGTCGTTCTGGCCGGCTTCCTGAGGGTATGGAAGCCGCGCGACATCATGCACGTCAATGAAGCGCCGCTTGCCAGGGGCGACGAACGCGTGCCGGCCACTGACGCTGCGCACGTTGCCGAGCATGAGGATGCGGCGGTGGTGGTGCCCGGCGGAGTGAGCGCGGCGGCGATGCGCAAGGCCTGGATGCCGTGGCTGATCCTGACGGTCATCGTGTTCCTGTGGGGCGTGCCGGCGGTGAAGGCGGCGCTCGACGGCATCTTCAGGCTCGCCATCCATGTGCCGGGGCTCGACATGGCGATCCTGCGCGTGCCGCCGGTGGTGGCGACCGCCGCGGCGGAACCGGCGATCTTCAATTTCAACCCGCTGTCCGCGACCGGATCGGCGATCCTTCTGGCGGGCGTGCTCAGCGGCTTCCTGCTCGGGCTCGGCCCGGCGGGGATCGCGAGGAGCTATGGCCGCGCGTTCGTGATGGTCATCCCGTCGCTGCTGACCATCGCGGCGATGCTGGCGCTCGGCAACGTCACGCGCTTCTCCGGGCTCGACGCGACCATGGGCCTCGCCTTTGCCGCGACGGGCGTGATGTACCCGTTCTTCGGAACGATGCTCGGCTGGCTCGGCGTGGCGGTGACCGGCTCCGACACGGCGTCAAACGTGCTGTTCGGCGGCTTGCAGAAGGTGACGTCGGAACAGCTTCACCTGTCGCCGACCCTGATGGCGGCGGCGAACAGCGCGGGCGGCGTGATGGGCAAGATGATCGACGCGCAGAGCATCGTCGTCGCTTCCACCGCGACCCAGTGGTTCGGGCAGGAAGGGCGTATCCTGCGCTACGTCTTCCTGCACAGCATCGTGCTTGCGTCGTTGGTTGGCATGGTGGTGATGCTGATGGCCTATGTGCCGCCCTTCACCCTGCTGGTGCGGTAG
- a CDS encoding beta-lactamase family protein codes for MMRIGAFLRGAIALLALAASPAEAKPDPAAQVDAIMRRAMADRKIPGAQVVVVRNGRIVLLRHYGVANLQTPVPVTDATVFPINSITKAFTGVAAMRAVEAGRLDLSKRVGDYLDGLPEAWRGVTVRQLLSHTSGLPNFAGDAGNRQGDEEAAWTWVLAQPVRFPPGERFDYNQTNYALIQNILNKLDGRPLDEPVVLAQIALVGMPSTALHDDRDIVPGKVAVYGLNHGALRGRFEVFSPKHRAASGMESNATDMAHWMNAILDGRLLGPAARQAMWTRVPLANGSPGQWGMGWLVMERAQHRSVGMTGGSRAAMFLYPGDDVGVAILTNLAGAAPEDMVDEIAALYIPGMRIEGVAALRAALDRQGYDKAPAVLARLRRDPAFKVDEQELNDWGYRLLSFGKPGDALAVLKIGAELFPLSGNACDSLAEAYAVNGDTALAIAGYRRSLELDPNNSNAVQRLKALLK; via the coding sequence ATGATGCGGATCGGAGCCTTTCTCCGGGGCGCAATCGCGCTGCTGGCGCTTGCAGCCTCGCCGGCGGAAGCCAAACCGGACCCGGCCGCCCAGGTCGACGCGATCATGCGGCGTGCAATGGCGGACAGGAAGATACCGGGAGCCCAGGTCGTTGTGGTCAGGAATGGCCGGATCGTGCTGCTGCGGCATTATGGCGTCGCGAACCTCCAGACGCCCGTGCCGGTAACCGATGCGACGGTCTTTCCGATCAACTCGATCACCAAGGCGTTTACCGGCGTTGCCGCGATGCGCGCGGTCGAGGCGGGGCGGCTCGACCTGTCCAAGCGCGTCGGCGACTATCTGGATGGCCTGCCCGAGGCATGGCGTGGCGTGACCGTTCGGCAATTGCTCAGCCACACCTCCGGCCTGCCCAATTTCGCAGGGGATGCGGGAAACCGACAGGGTGATGAAGAGGCAGCCTGGACCTGGGTATTGGCGCAGCCGGTCCGCTTTCCACCCGGCGAGCGGTTCGATTACAACCAGACCAATTATGCGCTGATCCAGAACATCCTCAACAAGCTCGATGGCCGTCCGCTCGACGAGCCTGTCGTGCTTGCCCAGATCGCGCTGGTCGGCATGCCTTCGACGGCACTGCATGACGACCGCGATATCGTACCCGGCAAGGTCGCCGTCTATGGCCTGAATCATGGCGCTTTGCGCGGCCGGTTCGAGGTGTTCTCGCCCAAGCATCGTGCCGCCTCGGGCATGGAGAGCAACGCCACCGACATGGCACACTGGATGAACGCAATCCTCGATGGCCGCCTGCTTGGCCCCGCCGCGCGGCAGGCGATGTGGACCCGCGTACCCTTGGCCAACGGATCGCCCGGCCAATGGGGCATGGGCTGGCTGGTGATGGAGCGGGCACAGCACCGCAGCGTCGGCATGACTGGCGGGTCGCGGGCGGCGATGTTCCTCTATCCCGGTGATGATGTCGGCGTGGCCATCCTGACCAACCTTGCTGGCGCCGCGCCTGAGGATATGGTCGACGAGATCGCCGCGCTCTACATTCCCGGCATGCGGATCGAGGGCGTGGCCGCGCTTCGGGCGGCGCTTGATCGGCAGGGGTACGACAAGGCACCCGCCGTCCTGGCCAGGCTGCGCCGCGACCCGGCTTTCAAGGTTGACGAACAGGAACTCAACGACTGGGGATATCGTTTGCTCAGCTTCGGCAAGCCCGGAGACGCGCTGGCGGTGCTGAAGATCGGTGCCGAGCTGTTCCCGTTGAGCGGCAATGCCTGTGACAGCCTCGCGGAGGCTTATGCGGTGAATGGTGACACCGCCCTGGCGATCGCCGGCTACAGGCGATCGCTTGAACTCGACCCCAACAACAGCAATGCCGTGCAGCGCCTGAAGGCATTACTGAAATAA
- a CDS encoding LytTR family DNA-binding domain-containing protein, translating into MIRLLLCDDELLAIQRLQDLLGRIEGVEIVGTAANGTAALAEIAACAPDAVLLDVEMPALDGFDVVEELARVGEAAPLIVFVTAYPHFAATAFEAGAIDFLTKPIRLGRLQTAIDRIRRSIEDRSARARLNELAGQLDALRRERAGDVAESRHIWVQRRGETVRVDLDRVDWVAAEGEYVRLHLGDANYLHRESLTALLEQLDTQRFARIHRSYIVNRERISSVRRLATGSYQLSTDAGNKLPVGRSYRRTVRDMIANDRIPPD; encoded by the coding sequence ATGATCCGGCTTCTCCTTTGCGACGACGAATTGCTGGCGATCCAGCGGCTGCAGGACCTGCTTGGCCGGATCGAAGGGGTGGAAATCGTCGGCACGGCGGCCAACGGTACCGCGGCACTGGCCGAGATTGCTGCCTGTGCCCCCGATGCGGTGCTGCTCGACGTCGAGATGCCGGCGCTCGACGGATTCGATGTGGTGGAGGAACTGGCCCGCGTCGGCGAAGCTGCGCCGCTGATCGTGTTCGTCACTGCCTATCCGCATTTCGCCGCGACGGCGTTCGAAGCAGGGGCGATCGATTTCCTCACCAAGCCGATCCGGCTTGGCCGATTGCAGACTGCGATCGACCGCATCCGTCGCTCGATCGAGGACCGCAGCGCCCGGGCCCGGCTCAACGAGCTGGCGGGCCAGCTCGACGCGCTGCGCCGGGAGCGGGCGGGCGACGTTGCCGAATCCCGCCATATCTGGGTGCAGCGCCGGGGTGAGACGGTGCGTGTCGATCTCGACCGGGTCGACTGGGTCGCCGCGGAGGGCGAATATGTCCGGCTGCATCTCGGCGACGCCAATTATCTTCACCGCGAATCGCTGACCGCGTTGCTCGAGCAGCTCGATACCCAGCGCTTCGCCAGGATCCACCGCTCCTATATCGTCAATCGGGAGCGTATTTCGTCAGTGCGGCGACTGGCGACAGGCAGCTATCAGCTCAGCACCGATGCCGGAAACAAGCTGCCGGTGGGACGCAGCTATCGCCGGACTGTCCGCGACATGATCGCCAACGACCGGATTCCCCCGGACTAG
- a CDS encoding M56 family metallopeptidase produces the protein MTLHADALAWTLIHFCWQAAAIAFVYGTIDRVFPGLSSRARYGLALGAMLAIVATAIATLIHQEALARIAAVSVTIPNTGQGVPLADVAIGAGAAFRPAFASSANGDLLFWLDMAWLAGVLLLSVRGIGGWIVLQRLVHAADLAVPAPLTEMIDRLCACMTLRPVVLRLSLQASGPFVMGLFRSVVVLPVSALAALSPDQLEAVLAHELAHVRRADYFWNLLQTLVEALFFFHPAVWWISRRLREEREHCCDDLALAACGDPLAFATALCALEVSRNPALALAINGHRPTSALRLRVAHILGERLPAPRRAAPLMLAGVAVLGLCTVSALPRARASIVQPARPKHVPKRVPMIRVAGAATVTAGTIVAEAPAPRGVPDPLPIAAAVGAVSVDPAPPEPAPVAESYEAAMLRAGYGGDLRALPSLQQDGITPDYLRSITALGLGLPNAKQLRILWSHGARAADFETFRAVGAAPPNLYDFVGYSLFGVTPALVTGMREAGFDGISSKKLVQLAKLGVTPAYALAARRAQPDIDLWHLIGRRMDEIDKRRGAGDGAG, from the coding sequence ATGACGTTGCACGCCGACGCGCTGGCGTGGACCCTGATCCATTTCTGCTGGCAGGCGGCGGCGATCGCCTTTGTCTATGGCACAATCGACCGGGTGTTCCCGGGCCTGAGCAGCCGGGCGCGCTATGGTCTCGCGCTTGGCGCGATGCTGGCGATCGTCGCAACCGCGATTGCCACCCTGATCCATCAGGAGGCGCTGGCGCGGATCGCCGCGGTCTCCGTCACGATCCCGAACACCGGCCAGGGCGTACCCCTGGCGGACGTTGCGATCGGGGCAGGGGCTGCGTTCCGGCCCGCTTTTGCTTCTTCGGCGAATGGCGACTTGCTGTTCTGGCTCGATATGGCGTGGCTTGCCGGCGTGTTGTTGCTGTCGGTCAGAGGGATCGGCGGGTGGATCGTGTTGCAGCGCCTCGTCCACGCGGCCGATCTCGCGGTGCCAGCACCGTTGACGGAGATGATCGACCGCCTGTGCGCCTGCATGACGCTTCGTCCGGTCGTGTTGCGCCTGTCCCTTCAGGCGTCGGGGCCCTTCGTCATGGGTCTGTTCCGCTCGGTCGTGGTCCTGCCGGTTTCGGCGCTCGCTGCCCTGTCGCCCGATCAGCTAGAAGCGGTGCTTGCGCATGAGCTCGCCCATGTCCGCCGGGCCGACTATTTCTGGAACCTGTTGCAGACCCTGGTCGAGGCCCTGTTCTTCTTCCATCCGGCGGTCTGGTGGATCAGCCGGCGGCTGCGCGAGGAACGGGAGCATTGCTGCGACGATCTTGCGCTGGCTGCGTGTGGCGATCCGCTGGCCTTCGCCACCGCGCTGTGTGCGCTCGAAGTCTCGCGCAACCCCGCTCTCGCCCTCGCGATCAACGGGCATCGTCCCACCTCGGCGCTGCGACTTCGCGTCGCGCATATCCTGGGCGAGAGGCTGCCGGCGCCGCGCCGCGCCGCGCCGCTGATGCTGGCAGGCGTCGCAGTGCTCGGCCTGTGCACTGTCTCGGCGCTACCACGGGCGCGTGCATCGATCGTTCAGCCCGCGCGGCCCAAGCATGTACCGAAGCGTGTCCCAATGATACGAGTCGCCGGAGCCGCTACCGTCACTGCCGGCACCATCGTGGCGGAGGCGCCGGCTCCGAGAGGGGTGCCAGATCCGCTGCCAATCGCCGCCGCGGTGGGTGCGGTCAGCGTCGATCCGGCTCCGCCAGAGCCTGCGCCGGTCGCCGAATCCTATGAAGCAGCGATGCTCCGTGCCGGCTATGGCGGAGACTTGCGCGCTCTGCCGTCGCTTCAGCAGGACGGTATCACGCCCGATTACCTCCGCTCGATCACGGCCCTGGGGCTTGGCCTGCCCAATGCCAAGCAGCTCCGGATTCTTTGGTCGCACGGTGCACGCGCCGCCGATTTCGAGACTTTCCGGGCGGTGGGGGCGGCGCCGCCGAACCTCTATGATTTTGTGGGCTACAGCCTCTTCGGCGTGACACCCGCTTTGGTCACCGGCATGCGAGAAGCCGGATTCGACGGCATATCGTCGAAGAAGCTGGTCCAGCTCGCAAAGCTGGGTGTGACGCCGGCCTATGCCCTTGCGGCGCGACGGGCGCAGCCTGACATCGATCTCTGGCACTTGATCGGCCGACGCATGGACGAGATCGACAAGAGACGCGGCGCCGGCGACGGAGCGGGCTAG
- a CDS encoding histidine kinase — translation MIWFILLFWTTQFSILTLMRRLNMGDEEKLSYLLPRLYVTIIAIGLSFVIANQLRRFASRSMKVKLIAALVAALVGCALHGAANLVIFDWLVPESNMDSFSTGLYVVALLQWFWSYAALCALLVAVTSSLELSDRERRIARLQRIAHAAQLRALRYQLNPHFMFNTLNSIAALISRREAESAEAMVENLADFLRAGLSLDPHEDIPLEKEIELQSLYLSIEELRFPDRLKVEIDVPEDVRSALVPSLVTQPLVENAVRHAVATSLEPIMLRIAARREGEWLRITVCNSAPVGGTSCVRGTGVGLTNVADRLRARFARNCHFLAERQSDGGFMVTIEIPWSTAG, via the coding sequence ATGATCTGGTTCATCCTGCTGTTCTGGACGACGCAATTTTCGATCCTGACGCTGATGCGCCGGCTGAACATGGGCGACGAGGAGAAGCTGTCCTACCTCCTGCCGCGCCTCTACGTGACGATTATCGCGATTGGCCTGTCCTTCGTCATCGCCAACCAGCTTCGGCGCTTCGCCAGCCGATCGATGAAGGTCAAGCTGATCGCTGCCCTGGTCGCGGCGCTTGTCGGCTGCGCCCTCCATGGCGCGGCGAACCTCGTGATCTTCGACTGGCTGGTCCCCGAATCGAACATGGATTCCTTCTCGACAGGCCTTTATGTCGTCGCACTGCTGCAATGGTTCTGGTCCTACGCCGCGCTGTGCGCCTTGCTGGTCGCCGTCACCAGCAGCCTCGAGCTGAGTGACCGGGAGCGGCGGATCGCCCGTCTGCAGCGCATCGCCCATGCTGCCCAGCTCCGCGCGTTGCGGTACCAGCTCAACCCGCATTTCATGTTCAATACGCTCAATTCGATCGCGGCATTGATCTCCCGGCGCGAGGCGGAGAGTGCCGAGGCGATGGTGGAAAACCTTGCCGATTTCCTGCGCGCCGGCCTGTCGCTCGATCCACATGAGGACATCCCGCTGGAAAAGGAGATCGAGCTCCAGTCGCTTTACCTGTCGATCGAGGAGTTGCGGTTTCCCGATCGGCTGAAGGTCGAGATCGATGTTCCCGAAGATGTCCGGTCTGCGCTGGTGCCGAGCCTCGTCACTCAGCCGCTGGTGGAGAATGCCGTGCGCCATGCGGTCGCGACCAGCCTTGAGCCGATCATGCTGCGCATCGCCGCGCGGCGCGAGGGCGAATGGTTGCGCATCACCGTGTGCAATAGCGCGCCGGTGGGCGGGACGTCGTGCGTCAGGGGCACTGGCGTCGGCCTGACCAATGTCGCGGATCGGCTGCGCGCGCGCTTCGCGCGGAATTGTCACTTCCTCGCCGAGCGGCAGAGCGACGGGGGCTTCATGGTGACCATCGAAATCCCCTGGTCGACGGCGGGGTGA
- a CDS encoding BlaI/MecI/CopY family transcriptional regulator: MTKQDLPKPTEAELELLAALWGKGEATVRELFDGLSQNRPRGYTSVLKTLQIMTEKGLVERTEQGKAHLYRAAASQSDTQSQLLRDLTTRLFAGSAAQLAMHALSMETVDADELSEIRKLIDSKRPKP, translated from the coding sequence ATGACGAAGCAGGACCTTCCCAAGCCAACCGAGGCCGAGCTGGAGCTGCTTGCGGCGCTATGGGGAAAGGGCGAGGCAACGGTGCGCGAGCTGTTCGATGGGCTCAGCCAGAATCGCCCGCGCGGCTATACCTCGGTGCTCAAAACGCTGCAGATCATGACCGAGAAGGGGCTGGTCGAGCGAACCGAGCAGGGCAAGGCGCATCTCTATCGCGCCGCCGCGAGCCAGAGCGACACTCAGAGCCAGTTGCTCCGCGACCTGACCACCAGGCTGTTTGCCGGATCGGCCGCGCAACTCGCGATGCACGCTCTGTCGATGGAAACAGTCGATGCGGACGAGCTTAGCGAGATCCGCAAGCTGATCGACTCGAAGAGGCCGAAGCCATGA